GAAACGGCGATGGTGACCGCCGATTTCCTGCGCGAGCGCGGGCACCGAGTCGGCGTCGTCCATGTGACCGTCTTCCGACCGTTCCCGGGCCCGCAGCTTGTCGAGGCGCTGAAGGACGTGAAGGCGTTCAGCGTCATCGAGCGCATGGACAACCCGCTGGCGCAGTCGAACCCATTGACGGCGGAGATTAAGGCGGCGTTCGCCGACGCGGTCTCCGGTGCCGACGGGTACCCGGCGATCACGTCGATCCCAGCGGTCTACTCCGGCGCCGCCGGACTGGGCAGCCGCGACGTCCGTCCCGGGGACTTCATCGCCGTCTACGAGAATATGGTCGATGAGAATGGCAAGCGCTTCTTCGTGCTGGGCGTCAAGCACGACCTGGCTCTGGAAGCCCGGATCGACCCGGACATCCGTCCCACGGGCTCCTTTTCGATGCGCGGGCACTCGGTCGGCGGCTTCGGCTCCGTGACGACGAATAAGGTGATCGCGTCGTTCCTCGGCATGCTGGGGTTCAGCGTTCAGGCGTACCCGAAGTACGGCTCCGAGAAGAAGGGCTTGCCGACGACCTACTACCTGACGGTCGCCGACGAGTCCATCCGAACCCACTGTGAGATGAACCACGTCGAGTTCGTGCCGCTGAACGACGTGAACGCGTTCCATCATGGGAACCCGTTGGCGGGCTTGCAGGAAGGCGGGATGGTCTTCATCCAGACGCCGAAGAGCACACCGGAGGAGGTCTGGGCAGGCATCCCCGGCTATGCCAAGGAGATCGTCCGCAAGCGCTCCATCCGGGTCGTCGCGCTCGACACGGTGCGTATCGCTCGCGAGGTGGCTCCGACGCCCGACCTTCGAGAGCGCATGCAGGGCATCGTGCTGGCAGGCATCTTCCTGCGCCAGTCTCCGATCCTGCAGGCGCACAGCATGACGAAGGAAGATCTCTTCGCCCTCGTTGAGGATTCGCTGCGCAAGTGGTTCGGCAAGCGCGGCGAGAGCGTCGTCCAGGCGAACGTCGAAGCGGTCCGTCGAGGGTATGAAGAAGTGTTCGAGGTTCCACGGTCGATCATCGACGCGCCGGACTCGGAGGTCGGTTGAGCATGCCCAAGATTCTCGACTACGTCGAATACACGGAAACCGACAAAGGCTGGGTCAGCCGCAAGGTCCACGACCAGGGAACCCCCGCCGGCGAGTTCGAGATGGTGCGGGGGGCTCAGGTCGCCATCGATACCGACATCGAGGCGATCCGCGCTGGTATACGACCTGCGTGGACGCTCCTCGGCCTGCCCAAGATCATCGTGAACGGCGAGGTCTTCAGACAGGCTGACCAGCCCTGACCGCTGCCGAGTTGCCAAGGATCTCGAAAGGATCGCGAATGTCAGAAACAACCCGGATTCCGCGAGCAGCGCCCACGGACGAAGCAAAGGGCCCGACGCTGCTCGATATC
This region of Candidatus Poribacteria bacterium genomic DNA includes:
- a CDS encoding pyruvate ferredoxin oxidoreductase, yielding KIAQRAYYDAVPAAIQSAMDEWAKRTGRPYSFIEQYRMEDAGYAIVGMGGMMETAMVTADFLRERGHRVGVVHVTVFRPFPGPQLVEALKDVKAFSVIERMDNPLAQSNPLTAEIKAAFADAVSGADGYPAITSIPAVYSGAAGLGSRDVRPGDFIAVYENMVDENGKRFFVLGVKHDLALEARIDPDIRPTGSFSMRGHSVGGFGSVTTNKVIASFLGMLGFSVQAYPKYGSEKKGLPTTYYLTVADESIRTHCEMNHVEFVPLNDVNAFHHGNPLAGLQEGGMVFIQTPKSTPEEVWAGIPGYAKEIVRKRSIRVVALDTVRIAREVAPTPDLRERMQGIVLAGIFLRQSPILQAHSMTKEDLFALVEDSLRKWFGKRGESVVQANVEAVRRGYEEVFEVPRSIIDAPDSEVG